One Phaseolus vulgaris cultivar G19833 chromosome 2, P. vulgaris v2.0, whole genome shotgun sequence DNA window includes the following coding sequences:
- the LOC137809671 gene encoding uncharacterized protein: MKKTGKKTKPMVADFLKTPSPVDSPEADSPVIFTRSTSTSKRAKRVTLPTSSSPPRSHRAPSNISDLRNFTSSGVDDLKRRIEYSHSEFLKDLEASNSRLHKRFKMQTQAYQQVMDEAEKEYKKVSERITESRDAMKASYEEFMVEAQASASRACKTSIVELSQSFEKTIDSLRKRYGTSSN, encoded by the exons ATGAAGAAAACGGGAAAGAAAACCAAACCAATGGTGGCCGATTTCCTGAAAACACCGTCGCCGGTGGATTCACCGGAGGCGGATTCTCCGGTGATTTTCACGAGATCGACTTCCACCTCCAAGCGCGCGAAGAGAGTTACTCTCCCCACCAGCTCTTCTCCACCTCGCAGTCACAGAGCTCCGAGCAACATTTCCGACCTCAGAAACTTCACCTCTTCCGGCGTCGACGATCTCAAGCGTCGCATCGAATACTCTCACTCCGAGTTCCTCAAGGATCTCGAGGCCTCTAACTCGCGTCTCCACAAACGCTTCAAG ATGCAGACTCAAGCATACCAGCAAGTAATGGATGAAGCAGAGAAGGAATACAAAAAGGTTTCTGAACGGATAACGGAAAGCCGAGATGCAATGAAG gctTCTTATGAAGAATTCATGGTAGAAGCACAGGCTAGCGCATCTCGGG CATGCAAAACTTCTATCGTTGAGCTTTCGCAGTCGTTTGAGAAGACGATTGACTCTCTTCGAAAACGCTATGGAACTTCATCAAATTAG
- the LOC137811145 gene encoding uncharacterized protein, protein MYAVMKITLTKPFILRCFLVCLFLSLPFLFFYLLFPQQQQPFHHSVTTKDLTIRPGYSSYQSYIQRQLNKTLNPRLRKIWTTRDWDRKIPVFARFFNDLRDKNLLRNTSKALCIGARVGQEVEALRRIGVADSVGMDLVPYPPLVVEGDFHNQPFRNDTFDFEFSNVFDHALYPQRFVAEIERTLKPEGVCVLHVALSRRADKYSANDLYSVQPLVELFNHSALVHVRTVDGFGLDTEVAFRKNGPTHHHHRL, encoded by the coding sequence ATGTATGCGGTCATGAAAATCACGCTCACGAAACCATTCATCCTAAGGTGTTTCCTCGTCTGCCTCTTCCTCTCCCTCCCATTCCTCTTCTTCTACCTGTTATTcccacaacaacaacaaccctTCCATCATTCTGTAACAACCAAAGACCTCACAATCCGACCCGGCTACTCCTCCTACCAATCCTACATACAGCGCCAGCTTAACAAGACCCTCAATCCCAGGCTCCGCAAAATATGGACAACCCGAGACTGGGACCGCAAGATTCCCGTCTTTGCGCGCTTCTTCAACGACCTTAGGGACAAAAACCTTCTCCGGAACACCTCCAAGGCGCTCTGCATCGGTGCGCGGGTGGGCCAGGAGGTGGAGGCGCTGCGGCGAATCGGAGTGGCTGACTCCGTCGGAATGGATTTGGTTCCTTATCCACCTCTCGTTGTCGAGGGTGACTTTCACAACCAACCGTTCCGCAACGACACGTTTGATTTCGAATTCTCCAACGTCTTCGACCACGCGCTGTACCCGCAGCGGTTCGTGGCGGAGATCGAACGCACGCTGAAGCCGGAGGGGGTGTGTGTTCTCCACGTGGCGTTGTCCCGGCGCGCCGATAAGTACTCCGCCAACGACCTCTACAGCGTCCAGCCCCTCGTCGAACTCTTCAACCACTCCGCTTTGGTTCACGTTCGCACCGTCGATGGCTTTGGATTGGACACCGAGGTTGCGTTTCGCAAGAACGGACCAactcatcaccaccaccgtttGTGA
- the LOC137811146 gene encoding uncharacterized protein produces the protein MGNPRRSKAADDLHTAARSGDLTAVQSILASNPLAVNSRDKHSRTPLHLAAFSGQTEVVTYLCNHKADAGASAMDDMAAMHFASQKGHLEVVRALLSAGASLKAFTRKGMTSLHYAVQGSHLELVKYLAKKGANLGAQTKAGKTPLDLASNEEIRSFLEEFEKSAKNGELGKKDNDKDKDKAEEFDPKTSELGSEGDLNAEPPAAALDEENNARKKRKVNEDGARVESSQPKKARVKLSHLQSSDDTLEEENM, from the exons ATGGGTAATCCACGGAGATCGAAGGCCGCCGACGACCTTCATACGGCGGCAAGGTCCGGGGATCTCACCGCCGTTCAGTCAATTTTGGCTTCAAATCCTTTGGCCGTTAATTCCAGAGATAAGCATTCCAGAACACC TCTACATTTAGCGGCATTTTCTGGGCAAACAGAGGTAGTCACTTATCTCTGCAACCACAAGGCTGATGCTGGTGCTTCTGCTATGGATGACATGGCCGCAATGCACTTTGCTTCACAGAAGGGACATTTAGAAGTTGTTCGAGCTCTACTTTCAGCTGGAGCCTCTCTCAAAGCATTTACCCGCAAAGGCATGACTTCATTACACTATGCTGTTCAAGGTTCCCATCTGGAACTCGTCAAGTATTTGGCCAAGAAAGGTGCAAACCTTGGTGCCCAGACAAAGGCAGGAAAGACCCCTTTGGATCTTGCTAGCAATGAAGAAATCCGATCCTTTCTGGAGGAATTTGAGAAGTCGGCAAAGAATGGAGAATTGGGAAAGAAAGATAAcgataaagataaagataaagctGAAGAATTTGATCCCAAGACATCTGAATTGGGATCGGAAGGTGATTTGAATGCTGAACCTCCTGCAGCTGCTCTTgatgaagaaaacaatgcaagaaaaaagagaaaggtTAATGAAGATGGCGCAAGAGTAGAGTCGTCACAACCAAAAAAAGCGAGAGTTAAGTTAAGCCATCTCCAAAGTTCAGATGATACCCTAGAAGAAGAGAACATGTAG
- the LOC137811147 gene encoding protein NPG1: MESTEHGSVSVREFHANGSRMVASEVEAKLDQGNIQEAEDSLKEGLSLNFEEARALLGKLEYQRGNVEGALRVFDGIDLQAAIQRLQSSFSEKTPVKKGRAPTESVSVSQHAASLVLEAIYLKAKSLQKLGKFTEAANNCKHILDAVEKIFYLGITDIQVDNKLQEIVSHAVELLPELWKQAGCYDEAISAYRRALLSKWNLDNDYCARIQKSFVIILLYSGVEASPPSLAVQVEGSYVPKNNLEEAILLLMILLRKFSLGKMKWDPSVMEHLTFALSICTQTSILAKQLEELMPGVYHRIDCWNSLALCYSGAGQNECALSLLRKSLHKHERPNDLTSLLLAARICSEDSHFAAEGVNYALRAVNNAHDQKEHLKGVALRMLGLCLGKQAKVSSSDSERSHLQSKALESLVAAIKLEPNNCDLIFELAVHYAQHRNLSAALRSARHFFNQTGGSVLKAWRLLALILSAQQRFSEAEVVIDAALDQTARWEQGPLLRLKAKLKISQSRPMDAIETYRYLLALVQAQKKSFGSFQISSKVLDDKINEFDIWHGLANLYGSLSHWKDAEICLQKGRELKKYSAALMHTQGVLFEGRGQYEDALLATINGVLIEPNHVPCKILMGSMIQKIGPKYLAAARSSMSDAIRIEPTNRMAWHYLGLLNKKDGRISDAADCFQAASMLEESDPIESFSSIL, encoded by the exons ATGGAGTCCACTGAGCATGGGAGCGTGTCAGTTAGAGAGTTCCATGCGAATGGAAGCCGCATGGTTGCATCAGAAGTTGAGGCCAAGCTTGATCAAGGAAATATTCAAGAAGCAGAAGATTCGTTAAAAGAAGGATTGTCACTCAATTTTGAG GAAGCAAGAGCTCTTCTTGGTAAGTTGGAGTATCAGAGAGGTAATGTAGAAGGTGCTCTTCGTGTGTTTGATGGGATTGATCTCCAAGCTGCCATACAACGGTTGCAATCTTCCTTTTCTGAAAAAACACCAGTCAAGAAAGGTCGTGCTCCCACTGAATCAGTCTCAGTCTCTCAGCATGCTGCTAGTTTGGTGCTTGAAGCCATCTACTTAAAAGCCAAGTCTCTGCAAAAACTGGGGAAATTTACTG AGGCTGCTAATAATTGTAAACATATTCTTGATGCCGTTGAGAAGATATTTTATCTGGGTATTACTGATATTCAAGTGGATAATAAATTGCAAGAGATAGTCAGTCATGCAGTAGAGCTCCTTCCGGAGCTTTGGAAACAAGCTGGTTGCTATGATGAGGCAATCTCTGCTTATAGGCGAGCCCTTCTTAGTAAATGGAACCTTGATAATGATTACTGTGCAAGAATTCAGAAGtcatttgttattattttgcTATACAGTGGGGTGGAGGCAAGTCCACCTAGTTTAGCAGTTCAGGTTGAGGGATCATATGTGCCTAAAAATAATCTTGAAGAGGCTATTCTGTTATTGATGATtcttttgagaaagtttagccTTGGTAAGATGAAATGGGATCCTTCAGTCATGGAACACCTTACTTTTGCACTTTCTATATGTACCCAAACCTCTATTTTAGCAAAGCAACTTGAAGAATTGATGCCTGGAGTATACCATCGAATTGATTGTTGGAACTCTTTAGCTTTATGTTATAGTGGAGCTGGACAAAATGAATGTGCTTTGAGCCTGCTAAGGAAATCTTTGCACAAACATGAACGACCAAATGACCTTACATCATTATTGTTAGCAGCTCGCATCTGCAGTGAGGATTCCCATTTTGCTGCTGAGGGAGTGAACTATGCACTGAGGGCAGTCAATAATGCTCATGATCAAAAAGAGCATTTGAAAGGTGTTGCTCTTCGGATGTTGGGACTTTGTCTGGGAAAGCAAGCTAAGGTTTCTTCCTCTGACTCTGAGAGATCTCACCTTCAGTCCAAAGCTTTGGAGTCATTGGTGGCGGCAATCAAATTGGAGCCAAACAATTGTGATCTGATTTTTGAATTGGCTGTTCATTATGCACAACACCGAAATTTGTCTGCTGCTTTGCGCTCTGCGAGGCATTTCTTTAATCAAACAGGTGGTTCTGTGTTGAAAGCTTGGAGATTGCTTGCTCTAATTTTGTCAGCACAGCAAAGATTTTCAGAAGCTGAAGTTGTGATAGATGCTGCTTTAGATCAGACTGCAAGATGGGAGCAGGGGCCACTGCTTAGGCTGAAAGCAAAGCTGAAGATCTCCCAATCACGACCCATGGATGCTATTGAAACCTATAGATACCTTCTTGCATTGGTTCAAGCCCAGAAGAAATCCTTTGGGTCATTCCAAATTAGTTCAAAG GTTTTGGatgataaaataaatgaatttgaTATTTGGCATGGTCTGGCAAATTTATATGGTAGTCTTTCTCATTGGAAGGATGCTGAAATCTGTCTGCAGAAGGGGAGGGAGTTGAAGAAATACTCTGCAGCATTAATGCACACTCAAG GGGTTTTGTTTGAAGGGCGTGGGCAATATGAAGATGCTCTTCTTGCTACTATTAATGGTGTACTAATTGAACCAAACCATGTTCCATGCAAGATCTTGATGGGTTCTATGATTCAAAAAATAGGCCCAAAGTATTTGGCTGCTGCAAGAAGCTCAATGTCTGATGCAATCCGAATAGAACCCACTAACCGCATGGCTTGGCATTACTTGGGATTGCTTAACAAGAAAGATGGCCGAATAAGTGATGCCGCTGACTGCTTCCAAGCAGCTTCAATGCTTGAAGAATCTGATCCCATCGAAAGTTTCAGCTCTATACTTTGA
- the LOC137811154 gene encoding ATP-dependent Clp protease proteolytic subunit 4, chloroplastic yields MDLLSISPSHPLPSLRTLSPNPKPPIFSFSPKPSLSLSRFSKPIRTPPRCLFTASPIPSKTPIFGSEYQSPSLSFELSSPQTPATASRGAEGDVMGLLLRERIVFLGSSIDDFVADAVMSQLLLLDAKDPTKDIRLFINSTGGSLSATMAIYDAVQLVRADVSTVALGIAASTASIILGGGTKGKRFAMPNTRIMIHQPLGGASGQAIDVEIQAKEVMHNKNNITRIISSFSGRSFEQVQKDIDRDKYMSPIEAVEYGIIDGVIDRDRIIPLMPVPDRVKSTLNYEEISKDPRKFLNPEIPDDEIY; encoded by the exons ATGGATTTGCTCTCAATTTCTCCCTCTCACCCTTTGCCTTCCCTTCGCACCCTTTCCCCAAACCCTAAGCCCCCCATTTTCTCTTTCTCCCCCAAACCCTCTCTCTCGCTTTCGCGCTTTTCCAAACCCATTAGAACCCCACCACGATGCCTCTTCACCGCATCGCCAATTCCCTCCAAAACCCCAATCTTTGGCTCCGAATATCAAAGCCCAAGTCTCAGTTTCGAGCTCTCCTCGCCGCAGACGCCGGCGACGGCTTCGAGAGGGGCGGAGGGCGACGTCATGGGGCTGTTGCTCAGGGAGAGAATCGTATTCCTTGGGAGCAGCATCGATGATTTTGTGGCTGATGCTGTTATGAGTCAATTGCTGCTGTTGGACGCCAAAGACCCCACTAAGGATATAAGGCTCTTTATTAATTCCACTGGTGGCTCTCTCAG tgcTACAATGGCTATCTATGACGCCGTACAGCTTGTGAGGGCCGATGTTTCAACAGTTGCTCTTGGAATTGCAGCATCAACAGCTTCTATTATCCTGGGTGGTGGCACCAAAGGCAAGCGCTTTGCTATGCCAAATACACGAATTATGATTCATCAACCTCTTGGAGGTGCTAGTGGACAAGCTATAGATGTAGAAATTCAGGCTAAAGAAGTCATGCACAACAAGAATAATATCACAAGAATTATATCAAGTTTCAGTGGACGCTCATTTGAGCAAGTACAGAAAGATATTGATAGGGATAAATATATGTCTCCAATTGAAGCAGTCGAATATGGAATTATTGATGGTGTAATCGACAGAGATAGAATCATTCCTCTCATGCCAGTGCCAGACAGGGTGAAATCAACACTAAACTACGAAGAGATAAGTAAAGACCCCAGGAAATTCCTAAACCCAGAAATTCCTGATGATGAGATATACTAG